A region of Candidatus Poribacteria bacterium DNA encodes the following proteins:
- a CDS encoding guanylate kinase: MANTHLYKPHLVIVISGPSGSGKSTVIDTLCKADETLQLSVSATTRKPRPREVDGVDYHFLSKAEFKKYIQQDKFLEWAEYGDNLYGTLTSEIAAARDAGKDAILEIEVKGSLQIREQDLTPARSILIFIVPPSLATLEKRLRRRNTESETELKQRLDIAKSEVREIQHYNYWVSNPQGGVQQAVQQIQTIISAERSRIDPKLIETINPLLGIDGVD, from the coding sequence ATGGCGAACACACACCTCTATAAACCGCACCTCGTCATCGTCATCTCTGGACCCTCCGGTTCAGGAAAAAGTACCGTCATTGATACCCTCTGCAAAGCGGATGAAACGCTACAACTCTCTGTCTCTGCAACGACGCGTAAGCCACGTCCCCGTGAAGTAGATGGTGTTGATTACCATTTCCTGTCAAAAGCGGAATTTAAAAAATATATTCAGCAGGACAAATTCTTAGAATGGGCAGAATATGGCGACAATCTCTACGGGACGCTCACATCTGAAATCGCCGCCGCACGTGATGCCGGAAAAGACGCTATCTTAGAGATTGAGGTAAAGGGTTCCTTGCAAATCCGAGAACAAGATCTCACGCCGGCAAGAAGTATCCTCATCTTTATCGTCCCGCCATCGCTCGCCACCTTGGAGAAACGTCTCCGCCGCAGAAACACAGAATCGGAGACGGAACTGAAACAACGATTGGATATAGCGAAATCCGAAGTCCGCGAGATTCAGCACTACAATTACTGGGTAAGCAACCCACAGGGCGGCGTCCAACAAGCAGTTCAACAAATCCAGACGATCATTAGTGCCGAACGATCTCGCATTGACCCCAAACTCATAGAGACAATCAACCCCTTACTCGGCATTGATGGTGTAGATTAA
- the coaBC gene encoding bifunctional phosphopantothenoylcysteine decarboxylase/phosphopantothenate--cysteine ligase CoaBC codes for MEFRERTIILGVTGGIAIHKSIDVASQLVKGGASVHVVMTENATRLVQPLQFQVISRNPVLLNLFDTGTDWKPPHIDLADRADLLAIVPTTANIIGKMANGIADDALSTVAVSVHCPILLTPAMNGHMYHNPFVQQNIDTLKTHGIHFIEPASGDLACGYEGTGRLNTVEAILQRMRDMLAARSDTVPEVEAQDLRGTRVLVTAGATREYIDPVRFITNRSSGKMGYAIAEAAAQRGATVRLISGAATVPAPIGIETQHIETTLELYDAMLQAFNETDIVIMAGAPADYRPSEFTPHKIKKTAETLTLSLERNPDIAQTLGKQKTNQILVCFAAETNDLLENAKKKLIRKNCDLIVANDILAEGAGFGVDTNIVTLLDQDGTCEQLPRSSKRDVADAILNKVVSLRKRKK; via the coding sequence ATGGAATTTAGAGAGCGGACGATCATCTTAGGTGTTACAGGCGGCATCGCCATCCATAAATCGATTGACGTGGCAAGCCAACTTGTCAAAGGCGGCGCATCCGTCCACGTCGTCATGACGGAAAACGCCACGCGTCTCGTGCAGCCATTGCAATTCCAAGTCATCTCACGGAATCCTGTCCTCCTGAACCTATTTGATACCGGAACAGACTGGAAACCCCCGCATATCGATCTCGCCGACCGTGCGGATCTACTCGCAATCGTCCCTACGACGGCGAATATCATCGGTAAAATGGCGAACGGCATCGCTGATGATGCGCTTTCCACCGTTGCGGTTTCGGTTCACTGTCCAATCCTCCTCACACCCGCAATGAACGGACACATGTATCACAATCCGTTTGTGCAACAGAATATCGACACCTTGAAAACACACGGGATTCATTTCATTGAACCCGCTAGCGGTGACTTAGCATGCGGCTATGAAGGGACGGGACGGCTGAATACAGTAGAGGCAATTCTACAACGGATGCGTGATATGCTCGCTGCGAGGTCAGACACCGTACCCGAGGTCGAAGCACAAGATTTACGCGGGACCCGCGTTCTTGTCACGGCAGGAGCAACGCGCGAGTATATCGACCCGGTCCGATTTATTACCAATCGCTCCAGCGGCAAGATGGGATACGCTATTGCCGAAGCGGCTGCACAGCGCGGCGCAACGGTACGCCTCATCAGTGGTGCCGCCACTGTCCCTGCCCCCATCGGCATTGAAACCCAGCACATCGAGACGACGCTTGAGCTGTACGATGCAATGCTGCAAGCCTTCAACGAAACAGACATTGTTATCATGGCGGGCGCGCCTGCCGATTATCGACCGAGCGAATTTACACCCCATAAAATCAAAAAAACTGCTGAAACCTTGACACTTTCACTCGAAAGGAATCCGGACATCGCGCAGACGCTTGGCAAACAGAAAACGAATCAAATCCTCGTTTGTTTTGCCGCCGAAACGAACGATCTCCTTGAGAACGCGAAAAAGAAGTTGATCCGCAAAAATTGTGATCTCATTGTCGCGAATGACATCCTTGCGGAAGGCGCCGGATTCGGAGTCGATACGAATATCGTAACCTTGCTCGACCAAGACGGCACCTGCGAACAACTCCCACGTTCCTCAAAGCGCGACGTGGCGGATGCTATTCTGAACAAGGTTGTTTCCCTCAGGAAGCGAAAGAAGTAA
- the rsmA gene encoding 16S rRNA (adenine(1518)-N(6)/adenine(1519)-N(6))-dimethyltransferase RsmA yields the protein MNHRQVRDFFALHRTRPKKQLGQNFLVNPEALEIILAAGELTETDIVIEIGAGLGCLTDVLVRRAKRVIAVEVDELLYKALVSQFSTDSRVQLLNADILKLELYRLLESNSTPSTYKVIANLPYSITTPILWKLLDHHTQIHSCVLMMQKEVAERIVAEPGGKDYGALTIGVAYWTDATLIATLSPENFYPAPKVDSALLKLTMRQHPKVRVENEEFFFKLVRTAFRTRRKMLKNTLVRSRLTSAKVLETAFEELGIAPERRAETLDITEFAALANFLFLN from the coding sequence ATGAATCACCGACAGGTCCGCGACTTCTTTGCACTACATCGTACCCGCCCCAAAAAACAATTAGGACAAAACTTCCTCGTTAACCCCGAAGCCCTCGAAATTATTCTCGCAGCAGGAGAACTCACCGAGACCGACATCGTCATAGAAATCGGTGCCGGTTTAGGGTGCCTCACGGACGTTTTAGTGAGACGTGCCAAACGTGTAATTGCCGTTGAAGTGGACGAACTGTTATACAAGGCGTTAGTATCGCAATTCTCGACAGACTCACGCGTTCAACTCCTCAACGCCGACATCCTTAAACTCGAACTCTATCGATTATTGGAATCCAACAGCACACCGTCCACTTACAAAGTTATAGCGAACCTACCTTATAGTATTACGACCCCAATCTTGTGGAAACTGCTCGATCATCACACACAAATTCATAGCTGCGTATTGATGATGCAGAAGGAGGTCGCTGAAAGGATTGTTGCTGAACCTGGAGGAAAGGACTACGGTGCATTGACGATCGGTGTCGCGTATTGGACGGATGCGACACTCATCGCTACGCTGTCGCCGGAAAACTTTTATCCGGCACCCAAAGTAGACTCGGCACTCCTAAAGCTGACGATGCGTCAACATCCAAAGGTGAGGGTTGAAAATGAGGAATTCTTCTTTAAACTCGTACGGACGGCGTTTCGGACGCGGCGGAAGATGCTAAAAAATACACTCGTTAGGAGTCGACTGACATCAGCGAAAGTATTGGAGACGGCTTTTGAGGAACTCGGTATCGCGCCAGAGCGGCGTGCTGAAACATTGGATATCACAGAATTTGCAGCGCTCGCAAATTTTTTGTTTTTAAATTAA
- a CDS encoding carboxypeptidase-like regulatory domain-containing protein gives MSLLLLVACLFACGEVEQTTESESEKPATLEYGTVSGTITDAGTGNPIPGVNVTLIGLSFETGVDGNYTFQGVLYGDVHTLTVADPDYKPYSQPLVLGQERLIADIVLTPLKDPGVELQEFFANFAALLESVDMENIEAIQAFFSETYVAADDPATLFGVASGIIPENYAGVVPAMTQLFEEYVSLQFLFQDIEMDITHARKAAATLQLDVDAEKGEERDLREIEASCKFEFRREGRDWKIVYWQLFELDIRL, from the coding sequence ATCTCGCTTCTCCTACTGGTGGCTTGCCTTTTCGCGTGTGGAGAGGTAGAACAGACAACTGAATCGGAATCTGAAAAACCGGCAACCCTTGAATACGGCACGGTCTCTGGAACTATCACCGATGCTGGAACGGGAAATCCTATTCCTGGGGTAAATGTGACGCTAATCGGGCTATCCTTTGAAACTGGGGTAGATGGCAATTACACTTTTCAAGGTGTGCTTTACGGAGATGTTCATACTTTGACCGTTGCGGATCCAGATTATAAGCCGTATAGTCAACCCCTTGTACTTGGACAAGAACGGTTGATTGCCGATATTGTGTTGACACCGCTGAAGGATCCAGGGGTCGAGTTACAGGAATTCTTTGCAAATTTTGCAGCGTTGCTTGAATCGGTGGATATGGAAAACATCGAAGCGATTCAAGCGTTTTTCTCGGAAACCTATGTCGCAGCGGACGATCCAGCCACACTTTTCGGTGTGGCGTCGGGGATTATTCCTGAAAATTATGCGGGTGTCGTTCCGGCGATGACACAACTTTTTGAGGAATATGTCTCGCTTCAATTCCTATTCCAAGATATAGAAATGGATATAACGCATGCCCGAAAGGCGGCGGCGACGCTTCAACTGGATGTTGACGCAGAAAAAGGGGAGGAACGAGACTTACGGGAAATCGAAGCCAGTTGTAAGTTTGAATTCCGGCGTGAAGGAAGGGATTGGAAGATTGTGTATTGGCAACTTTTCGAATTAGATATCCGTCTTTAA